A genomic stretch from bacterium includes:
- a CDS encoding cytochrome c → MATRALVSAPPAPDAIDARRNPFPPTPASLAAGERVYRAYCQVCHGVDGRGDGPDAAGLFPRPIDFWAHFGSGHTHPDGRLYFWITDGMPGTPMPGFKDKIADADRWHVINFIKTFAPVDR, encoded by the coding sequence ATGGCTACACGGGCCCTGGTGTCGGCGCCCCCCGCACCCGACGCCATTGACGCCCGACGTAATCCGTTTCCTCCGACGCCGGCATCGCTGGCGGCCGGCGAGCGGGTCTACCGTGCGTACTGCCAGGTCTGCCACGGGGTGGACGGCCGCGGAGACGGACCGGACGCCGCCGGATTGTTCCCGCGCCCGATCGACTTCTGGGCGCATTTCGGTTCGGGACATACGCACCCCGACGGGCGGCTGTACTTCTGGATTACGGACGGCATGCCCGGCACGCCGATGCCGGGATTCAAGGACAAGATCGCGGACGCGGACCGGTGGCATGTCATCAACTTCATCAAAACGTTTGCCCCCGTTGACCGATAG
- a CDS encoding GYD domain-containing protein — MPKYLWTGSYTAEGARGVLKEGGAGRRAAVQQLVESAGGKLESFYYAFGGSDFFITIDLPNNAAAANAAMRVAASGAARVRTIVLVAPEDIDHGGRSVKYRAPGQ; from the coding sequence ATGCCGAAGTACCTGTGGACCGGCTCGTATACCGCAGAGGGGGCAAGAGGAGTGTTGAAGGAGGGCGGCGCGGGTCGGAGAGCCGCCGTGCAACAACTCGTGGAAAGCGCGGGCGGCAAACTAGAATCGTTCTATTATGCGTTTGGGGGGAGCGACTTCTTCATCACCATCGATCTCCCGAACAACGCGGCCGCGGCGAACGCGGCCATGCGCGTTGCCGCGAGCGGCGCCGCCCGGGTCCGCACGATCGTGCTCGTCGCGCCCGAAGACATCGACCACGGCGGAAGATCCGTGAAGTACCGCGCGCCCGGCCAGTAG
- a CDS encoding RidA family protein: MGRESISVSGVHKTTGYSHAAKAGGFVFAAGQIAQDVNGNLVGKGDIEVQAVQIFENLKAVLASAGATLDDVVKLTTYTTSVTYRAKIAEVRARYYHTYSPPNTFLVVASLAMPEYLLEIEAVAALR; the protein is encoded by the coding sequence ATGGGACGGGAGAGCATATCGGTCAGCGGGGTACACAAGACGACCGGATATTCGCACGCGGCCAAGGCCGGCGGCTTTGTCTTTGCCGCAGGACAGATCGCCCAGGATGTGAACGGAAACCTCGTGGGCAAGGGAGACATCGAGGTGCAGGCCGTCCAGATCTTCGAGAACCTCAAGGCCGTGCTGGCGTCGGCGGGAGCGACGCTCGATGACGTCGTGAAGCTCACGACGTATACGACGAGCGTCACTTACCGAGCAAAGATCGCGGAGGTGCGGGCGCGGTACTACCATACGTACTCCCCGCCCAACACGTTCCTCGTGGTGGCAAGCTTGGCCATGCCAGAGTACCTGTTGGAGATCGAAGCCGTGGCCGCCCTGCGCTGA
- a CDS encoding enolase C-terminal domain-like protein produces the protein MKPPRVADIRATTVTVPLEAPLLHSNGAHWGRFVRTIVEVESENGLIGLGELGGGGESAERALVALKPYLVGHDVFDLEALRFKICNPTASLYNNRTQLHAAVEFACLDIAGQALDVPVHDLLGGRLRNTIPFASYLFFRYANPAMGVGEVRTVDQLVAHARDLRDRHGFRTHKLKGGVYPPDYELTCFRALGHAFPADSLRYDPNAALSVEEAIRFGLAIEDQRNDYLEDPTWGLNGLRRVRERVRVPLATNTVVVTFEQLAANILHPAVDVILLDTTFWGGIRPCIKAAGVCETFQLGVSVHSSGELGVQLATMLHLAATIPNFTFAADAHYHHVTDDIIAGGKLRYRDGHMTVPDGPGLGVRLDREKLGRYAALYRELGGYPYDRDPGRPDWYPLVPNTRWADPGVALSLEDRPCA, from the coding sequence ATGAAACCGCCACGAGTCGCGGACATCCGCGCCACCACGGTCACCGTGCCGCTCGAGGCTCCGCTGCTCCACAGCAACGGAGCGCACTGGGGCCGGTTTGTGCGCACCATCGTCGAGGTCGAATCGGAGAACGGCCTGATCGGCCTTGGAGAACTCGGGGGCGGTGGAGAAAGCGCCGAGCGCGCGCTCGTGGCTCTCAAACCGTATCTCGTCGGCCACGACGTGTTCGACCTGGAGGCCCTCCGCTTCAAGATCTGCAATCCGACCGCCAGTCTCTACAACAACCGGACGCAGCTGCATGCCGCGGTCGAATTCGCGTGCCTCGACATCGCGGGGCAAGCCCTGGACGTGCCCGTCCACGATCTCCTTGGAGGGCGCCTGCGCAACACGATCCCGTTCGCCAGCTACCTGTTCTTCCGCTATGCGAACCCGGCCATGGGCGTCGGCGAGGTGCGCACCGTCGATCAACTCGTCGCACACGCCCGCGACCTCAGGGACCGACACGGGTTTCGCACGCACAAGCTCAAGGGCGGAGTGTATCCGCCGGACTATGAGCTGACGTGTTTCCGCGCCCTGGGGCACGCGTTCCCGGCCGACTCGCTCCGCTATGACCCCAACGCCGCCTTGAGCGTCGAAGAGGCCATCCGCTTCGGACTCGCGATCGAGGACCAGCGGAACGATTACTTGGAGGATCCGACCTGGGGCCTGAACGGTCTGCGCCGCGTCCGCGAGCGCGTCCGCGTGCCGCTTGCGACCAACACCGTGGTGGTCACCTTCGAACAGCTGGCGGCCAACATCCTCCACCCGGCCGTGGACGTGATCCTGCTCGACACGACGTTTTGGGGAGGCATCCGGCCCTGCATTAAAGCCGCGGGGGTGTGCGAAACGTTCCAGCTCGGGGTCTCGGTGCACTCCTCGGGGGAGCTCGGCGTCCAGCTCGCCACGATGCTGCACCTCGCCGCGACGATTCCGAACTTTACCTTCGCGGCCGACGCGCACTATCATCACGTCACGGACGACATCATCGCCGGAGGCAAGCTCCGGTACCGCGACGGCCACATGACCGTACCGGACGGGCCTGGGCTCGGCGTGCGCCTCGACCGTGAGAAGCTCGGGCGCTATGCCGCCCTGTACCGAGAGCTCGGCGGCTATCCCTACGATCGCGACCCCGGCAGGCCCGACTGGTATCCCCTCGTCCCGAACACCCGATGGGCGGATCCCGGGGTGGCATTGTCTCTCGAGGACCGACCATGCGCCTGA
- a CDS encoding enolase C-terminal domain-like protein, which translates to MRITAVKVTVVAVPDLPLRNVIGCHQPYALRNVIQVRSDDGLTGLGEMPGGTQAQVELEEAAAHLIGMDPFRREHLRTLFPGRPRVQSAFELPCLDLAARAVGRPVADLLGGAVRDRVPMSAYLFFKFATPDDWLDTPAGRPTPRAPLGMHGWGDAVATPEAMVAEAEEFVRRYGFRVLKLKGGVLSPEEEVEALRLLRARFGAACRLRIDPNGGWSVPEALRVLPALQQIGLEYYEDPVTGMDAMAEVAGHTNVPLATNMCVTGFADLPAAASRRPVQVILADHHWWGGLDALRLLGRVCEIFGFGLSQHSNTHLGISLAAMVHAAATIPHLNYASDTHYPWQQGWDIVNEPFEFHVDDGSVSMPSGPGLGVTVNEDALQRLAEIARVIPADRRDDETVMRRWFPEWRPRGDTGVMRGLIT; encoded by the coding sequence ATGCGCATCACCGCTGTGAAGGTAACCGTGGTCGCCGTGCCGGATCTCCCGCTGCGGAACGTGATCGGCTGCCATCAGCCGTATGCGCTTCGCAACGTCATCCAGGTGCGCAGCGACGACGGCTTGACCGGGCTGGGGGAGATGCCCGGCGGCACGCAGGCGCAGGTCGAGCTCGAAGAGGCGGCGGCGCATCTGATCGGCATGGACCCCTTCCGCCGGGAACACCTCCGGACGCTCTTTCCGGGTCGCCCGCGAGTGCAGAGCGCTTTTGAGTTGCCCTGCCTCGATCTGGCGGCGCGGGCCGTGGGACGTCCCGTCGCAGACCTGCTCGGCGGGGCCGTCCGGGATCGCGTGCCGATGTCGGCGTACCTCTTCTTCAAGTTCGCCACCCCGGACGACTGGTTGGACACACCCGCCGGGAGGCCAACGCCCCGCGCCCCGTTGGGCATGCACGGCTGGGGCGACGCCGTGGCCACTCCTGAGGCGATGGTCGCCGAGGCCGAGGAGTTCGTGCGGCGCTACGGGTTCCGCGTGCTCAAGCTCAAAGGCGGCGTGTTGTCGCCCGAAGAGGAAGTTGAGGCGCTGCGCCTGCTGCGGGCGCGGTTTGGGGCCGCGTGCCGGCTCCGGATCGACCCGAACGGCGGCTGGTCGGTGCCGGAGGCCCTCCGCGTGCTCCCCGCGCTGCAGCAGATCGGGCTCGAGTACTACGAGGACCCGGTCACCGGCATGGACGCCATGGCTGAGGTGGCCGGGCACACGAACGTGCCGCTCGCGACCAACATGTGCGTGACCGGGTTTGCGGACCTGCCCGCCGCCGCATCGCGGCGGCCCGTACAGGTGATTCTGGCCGATCACCACTGGTGGGGCGGGCTGGACGCGCTCCGGCTTCTCGGCCGAGTGTGCGAGATCTTTGGCTTTGGGCTCTCGCAGCACTCCAACACGCACCTCGGCATCTCGCTCGCCGCGATGGTGCATGCGGCCGCGACGATCCCGCACCTCAACTACGCCAGCGATACGCACTACCCGTGGCAGCAGGGGTGGGACATCGTGAACGAGCCGTTCGAGTTCCATGTGGACGACGGGTCAGTGTCGATGCCCAGCGGCCCCGGTCTGGGTGTCACCGTGAACGAAGACGCCCTGCAACGCCTGGCGGAGATCGCCCGCGTGATCCCCGCCGACCGTCGTGATGACGAAACCGTGATGCGGCGGTGGTTCCCCGAGTGGAGACCCCGAGGGGACACCGGCGTAATGCGAGGCCTCATCACGTAG
- a CDS encoding mandelate racemase/muconate lactonizing enzyme family protein, with protein MRIVRVEIFGYALHYVHGSYVMSGGRVVTALPSTVVRITADDGLTGWGEVCPLGATYLPAFAEGARTALRELAPAVLGLDPTNLGGVHDAMDAALRGHAYAKSPIDMACWDVFGKAVGCSVATLLGGRRQTRYPLYIAVPLGSPDEMADYVRARRAEGIHRFQLKIGGDPSADRDRVERVLGATDGADIVIADANGGWTLQDAIVAARLLTPLPRLYLEQPCATLEECLHVRRHTTLPMVLDEVITDVASFLRAAGAGGMEAINLKIAKVGGLARARLIRDLAESLGIRVTIEDMWGGDIVTAATSHLAGSTRPELLFTTSFMNDWVREHVAGHHPRSQAGFGVTSDAPGLGIEVDAGALGAPLFGVGGG; from the coding sequence ATGAGGATCGTGCGCGTCGAGATCTTCGGCTACGCGCTCCACTACGTTCACGGCAGCTACGTGATGTCGGGCGGCAGAGTCGTGACGGCCCTGCCGAGCACGGTCGTGCGGATCACGGCCGACGACGGACTGACCGGATGGGGCGAGGTCTGCCCGCTCGGCGCCACGTACCTGCCGGCGTTCGCGGAAGGCGCGCGGACAGCGCTCCGCGAGCTGGCCCCGGCCGTGCTGGGTCTTGATCCGACCAACCTCGGGGGCGTGCACGATGCGATGGACGCTGCCCTGCGGGGTCATGCCTACGCCAAGAGCCCGATCGACATGGCCTGTTGGGACGTCTTCGGCAAAGCCGTCGGGTGCTCCGTCGCGACGCTCCTCGGCGGCCGGCGGCAGACGCGTTATCCCCTGTACATCGCCGTTCCCCTGGGATCGCCCGACGAGATGGCCGACTACGTCCGCGCTCGCCGGGCGGAGGGCATCCACCGGTTCCAACTGAAGATCGGCGGTGACCCCTCCGCCGATCGGGACCGCGTGGAGCGCGTGCTTGGCGCGACGGACGGCGCGGACATCGTGATCGCGGACGCCAACGGAGGGTGGACGTTGCAGGACGCGATCGTCGCGGCGCGCCTTCTCACCCCCCTACCCCGTCTCTACCTCGAGCAGCCGTGCGCAACCCTCGAAGAATGTCTCCACGTGAGGCGGCACACGACGCTCCCGATGGTCCTCGACGAGGTAATTACGGATGTCGCGTCGTTCCTCCGCGCCGCTGGCGCCGGCGGCATGGAGGCGATCAACCTGAAGATCGCCAAAGTGGGGGGCCTCGCCCGCGCGAGGCTGATCCGTGACCTCGCCGAGTCGCTCGGCATCCGTGTGACCATCGAAGACATGTGGGGCGGCGACATCGTCACGGCGGCGACGAGCCACCTGGCCGGCAGTACCCGTCCCGAGTTGCTCTTCACCACGTCATTCATGAACGATTGGGTTCGCGAGCACGTCGCCGGTCACCACCCACGATCGCAGGCAGGGTTCGGGGTGACGTCGGATGCACCCGGGCTCGGCATCGAGGTGGACGCCGGAGCCCTCGGCGCGCCGTTGTTCGGCGTCGGCGGCGGGTAG
- a CDS encoding aspartate aminotransferase family protein gives MVQDTRAASPVSLAVDRALADATAAYSARNPESRARYAAATAAMPGGNTRSVLYYDPFPLSIARGEGCRLWDADGHAYIDFLGEFTAGIYGHSHPEILAAIASALTRGINLSGHNPLEAELARIVCDRFPSIDLVRFTNSGTEANLMALAAATVFTKRRKIVVFNGAYHGGVLTFTGGGSPVNVPHEFLVAAYNDVERTRRLIDAHAREIAAILVEPMLGSGGCVPAEAEFLRALRQAAREYGALLIFDEVMTSRLAPGGRQEALGIIPDMTTLGKYIGGGMSFGAFGGRRDVMELFDPRRPDGLPHAGTFNNNILTMSAGVAGLTRVFTPDAARTLNARGDVLRDRLNALCRRRGARLQFTGIGSLMSAHATARAIRTPSDAAAGDARLRDLFFFDMLERGVYLARRGFMALSLPIGDAETDHLVAAVQGFLEDRQAVTAADR, from the coding sequence ATGGTTCAGGATACCCGTGCTGCGTCGCCCGTTTCGCTCGCGGTAGACCGGGCGCTGGCCGACGCCACCGCGGCCTATTCCGCGCGGAACCCGGAGAGCCGCGCGCGCTATGCCGCGGCCACGGCCGCGATGCCGGGCGGCAACACGCGAAGCGTGCTGTACTACGATCCGTTCCCGCTGAGCATCGCCCGAGGCGAGGGATGCCGCCTCTGGGACGCGGACGGGCACGCCTACATCGACTTCCTGGGTGAGTTTACCGCCGGGATCTACGGCCACTCCCATCCGGAGATTCTCGCCGCGATCGCCTCGGCGCTGACACGCGGCATCAACCTGTCGGGACACAACCCGCTCGAGGCCGAGCTCGCCCGAATCGTGTGCGACCGGTTCCCGTCGATCGACCTGGTCCGGTTCACGAACTCCGGCACGGAAGCGAACCTCATGGCGCTCGCGGCCGCGACCGTCTTCACGAAACGCCGCAAGATCGTGGTGTTCAACGGCGCGTATCATGGCGGGGTCCTGACGTTCACCGGCGGAGGGTCGCCGGTAAACGTGCCCCACGAATTCCTCGTCGCGGCGTACAACGATGTCGAACGCACCCGCCGCCTCATCGACGCCCACGCCCGCGAGATCGCCGCGATCCTGGTCGAGCCGATGCTCGGCTCCGGCGGCTGTGTGCCCGCGGAGGCCGAGTTCCTGCGGGCGCTGCGACAGGCTGCCCGTGAGTACGGCGCCCTGCTGATCTTCGATGAAGTCATGACGTCGCGCCTCGCTCCCGGCGGGCGGCAGGAAGCGCTTGGCATCATCCCCGACATGACGACGCTCGGAAAGTACATCGGCGGCGGGATGTCGTTCGGCGCATTCGGCGGCCGGCGCGACGTGATGGAGTTGTTCGACCCCCGCCGTCCGGACGGGCTGCCCCACGCCGGCACCTTCAACAACAACATCCTGACGATGTCGGCGGGCGTCGCGGGCCTCACGCGGGTGTTCACGCCGGACGCGGCGCGTACGCTCAACGCGCGCGGCGACGTGCTGCGCGATCGCCTAAACGCGCTGTGCCGACGTCGAGGCGCGCGCCTCCAGTTCACCGGCATCGGGTCCCTCATGTCCGCGCACGCCACCGCCCGCGCGATCCGAACGCCGTCCGACGCTGCGGCCGGCGACGCAAGACTTCGGGATCTTTTCTTCTTCGACATGCTCGAGCGGGGCGTGTACCTCGCGCGGCGCGGGTTCATGGCGCTCTCGCTCCCGATCGGCGACGCCGAAACCGATCACCTGGTCGCGGCCGTCCAAGGGTTCCTCGAGGATCGCCAGGCCGTGACGGCCGCCGACCGATGA
- a CDS encoding methyltransferase domain-containing protein: MTHRFRKFDPANAGRLLSSARADMHPPEHVLSLLDPRRGHVVADVGCGPGYFTLPIAERVQPAGRVVALDIAPEMLSRLRARVATAGVRNVALVQSEESRLPLAAATYDRVLLAFLIHELEAPDEVLRDVRHALRPGGLGVVVDWMPRETPAGPPLEVRVPAERVRERLERAGLAPQTPVDLGPHSYAVVFRRP, encoded by the coding sequence GTGACCCACCGGTTCCGGAAGTTCGACCCCGCGAACGCCGGACGGTTGCTCTCGAGCGCCCGAGCGGACATGCATCCGCCGGAGCACGTCCTGTCGCTCCTAGATCCGCGCCGCGGGCACGTCGTCGCGGACGTGGGGTGCGGTCCCGGATACTTCACACTCCCAATCGCGGAACGGGTGCAACCGGCGGGCCGGGTCGTCGCGCTGGATATCGCGCCGGAGATGCTGTCGCGGCTGCGCGCGCGTGTCGCCACGGCCGGGGTGCGCAACGTGGCCCTTGTCCAGTCGGAGGAGTCACGGCTCCCCCTCGCCGCAGCCACGTACGATCGTGTCCTGCTCGCATTTCTGATACACGAGCTCGAAGCGCCGGACGAGGTTCTGCGCGATGTCCGGCACGCGCTGCGCCCCGGGGGCCTCGGCGTGGTCGTCGACTGGATGCCCCGCGAAACGCCCGCCGGGCCTCCGCTCGAGGTGCGGGTCCCCGCCGAACGCGTCCGCGAGCGGCTCGAAAGGGCAGGTCTGGCGCCGCAGACGCCGGTCGATCTCGGCCCCCACAGCTATGCGGTCGTGTTTCGCCGGCCGTAG
- a CDS encoding M20/M25/M40 family metallo-hydrolase translates to MAQRLQMAPVFDHIDRHQPQHLDRLLELIRVPSISAENRGMTECAELLASYYRGLGCQRVEIVPTKGQPVVYAEYRAGKPVTLLVYFMYDVKQITGEEWTLVRDPFDPQVVERSPFRRCLVGRGAVNQKGPLGAFLNAVESIRATGQELPVNLKFISDGEEEIGSPRLVDFATAYVDRLRDAQAAIFPTASQNLKGVPMVALGCKGSAPFELECSGALWGRGPRRFDIHSSNAAMVDHPAWRLIQALATMTDPAHPDRITIDDFYDDVLPPAADDVALVDRMAPNYDEESAKQVLAVDRFIDDVHGRDALMKLFFAPTLNIQGIVGGYIGPDFKTSMPHRVRAKFECRLVPNQTYRGVLDKVRRHLDRRGYPDIQIVAVRGGRSVEDARSHEWARTSPTSPFVEALVRSCRQRGAEPLIAPTNAGSAPWHVFTKRPLQIPLLPVGLNHGGRAHSPDEYLVIEGNDQVKGLAEFEKSFVAALDEMAAVG, encoded by the coding sequence ATGGCGCAACGGCTACAGATGGCTCCCGTATTCGACCACATCGACCGGCATCAACCCCAGCATCTTGATCGCCTCTTGGAGCTGATCCGCGTGCCGAGCATCTCCGCGGAGAACCGGGGTATGACCGAGTGCGCGGAACTACTGGCTTCCTATTACCGCGGCCTCGGATGCCAGCGCGTCGAGATCGTTCCGACGAAGGGCCAGCCGGTCGTGTACGCAGAGTACCGCGCCGGGAAACCGGTGACGCTGCTCGTGTACTTCATGTACGATGTCAAGCAGATCACCGGCGAGGAGTGGACGCTTGTTCGCGATCCGTTTGATCCGCAGGTCGTGGAGCGGTCCCCGTTCCGGCGATGCCTCGTCGGCCGGGGCGCCGTCAACCAGAAAGGACCGCTCGGCGCGTTTCTGAACGCGGTCGAGTCGATTCGCGCCACCGGACAGGAACTTCCGGTCAACCTCAAGTTCATCAGCGACGGCGAAGAGGAGATCGGAAGCCCGCGCCTGGTCGACTTCGCGACCGCCTACGTGGACCGGCTGAGAGACGCCCAGGCCGCGATTTTCCCCACCGCGTCGCAAAACCTCAAGGGCGTGCCGATGGTGGCGCTGGGGTGCAAGGGCAGCGCGCCCTTCGAGCTGGAGTGCTCCGGCGCGTTGTGGGGGCGGGGTCCGAGGCGATTCGACATCCACAGCAGCAACGCGGCGATGGTCGATCACCCCGCGTGGCGCCTGATCCAGGCGCTCGCGACGATGACCGATCCCGCGCACCCCGATCGCATCACCATCGACGACTTCTACGACGACGTGTTGCCTCCGGCGGCGGACGACGTCGCGCTCGTCGACCGCATGGCGCCGAACTACGACGAGGAGAGCGCCAAGCAGGTGCTGGCGGTGGACCGTTTCATCGATGACGTACACGGCCGGGACGCATTGATGAAGCTGTTCTTCGCTCCCACGTTGAACATCCAAGGGATCGTCGGCGGGTACATCGGCCCCGACTTCAAAACGTCGATGCCGCATCGCGTGCGGGCCAAGTTCGAGTGCCGCCTCGTCCCGAACCAGACCTACCGGGGGGTACTCGACAAGGTGCGCCGACACCTGGATCGCCGCGGGTATCCGGACATCCAAATCGTGGCGGTGCGGGGCGGTCGGTCGGTCGAAGACGCCCGCAGCCACGAGTGGGCGCGGACGTCCCCGACATCGCCGTTTGTGGAGGCGCTCGTGCGCAGTTGCCGCCAGCGCGGCGCTGAACCGTTGATCGCGCCGACGAACGCCGGGAGCGCACCGTGGCACGTGTTCACGAAGCGACCGCTTCAGATCCCGTTGCTGCCGGTCGGTTTGAACCATGGGGGACGGGCGCATTCTCCCGATGAGTACCTGGTGATCGAGGGCAACGACCAGGTGAAGGGGCTCGCCGAGTTCGAGAAGTCGTTCGTCGCAGCGCTCGACGAGATGGCGGCGGTCGGTTAG
- a CDS encoding trypsin-like peptidase domain-containing protein, with protein MVSRGVTGRAGLVDSTRGSPRGLCGTVKVLVLGVLCLGVVAAPAQGGPADPADAVVQLIAVDTRTNSGNPVGAAFFVSSSGTALTSSHVVSAPLRDPGSSRLLAIVGTEFYAADVVCASPLPPGVATSIVPFGWDVAELRVRPSDFPFRTWDHHFATGAVVAWAVAHTGPLPRFPIAPIAGRPAIGAAVSVTAHEFVGPLSQRRTVVGHVRQMRAAGDGTGVFQIEFASPLDPEDSGSPVFDAQAQVIGLWTWGNPDQPSVGWAQDGTVLTKPCR; from the coding sequence ATGGTGTCTCGCGGCGTGACCGGACGCGCCGGTCTCGTCGATTCCACGCGCGGCTCGCCCCGCGGCCTCTGCGGGACCGTGAAGGTGCTCGTGCTCGGCGTCCTGTGCCTCGGGGTCGTGGCGGCCCCGGCGCAGGGGGGACCGGCGGACCCCGCCGATGCGGTGGTTCAACTCATCGCCGTCGATACCCGCACGAACAGTGGGAATCCTGTCGGGGCCGCGTTTTTCGTCTCGTCGAGCGGCACGGCGCTCACGAGCAGCCACGTCGTGTCCGCGCCGCTCCGCGACCCCGGATCCTCCCGCCTGCTGGCGATCGTGGGCACGGAGTTCTATGCTGCTGACGTCGTATGCGCGAGCCCGCTGCCGCCGGGTGTGGCCACGTCAATCGTTCCGTTCGGTTGGGACGTCGCTGAACTCCGGGTTCGCCCGTCGGACTTCCCGTTTCGCACGTGGGATCATCACTTCGCCACCGGCGCTGTGGTTGCGTGGGCGGTCGCGCACACCGGCCCGCTCCCGAGGTTTCCGATTGCACCGATCGCCGGTCGTCCGGCCATCGGCGCGGCCGTATCCGTGACCGCGCACGAATTTGTCGGACCGCTCTCCCAGCGGCGAACCGTCGTCGGCCACGTACGCCAGATGCGCGCCGCGGGCGACGGCACCGGCGTCTTCCAGATCGAGTTCGCGAGCCCGCTCGACCCCGAGGATTCCGGATCACCAGTGTTCGACGCGCAGGCGCAAGTGATCGGGCTGTGGACGTGGGGGAACCCCGATCAACCGAGCGTCGGGTGGGCGCAGGACGGAACCGTGCTCACGAAGCCTTGCCGATAG
- a CDS encoding Gfo/Idh/MocA family oxidoreductase, with protein MAKKPQVNVAMIGAGFLAETRARSYASVTGHDVRILAVVSRSKDRAVSYARKHGVPDVCDDYDDVLGRPDVDVVDLCVPNHLHRPMAERAAAAGKHVICAKPLTAFSGDQLAPDADARSVSRTTMLQAAVESADAMVAAAERARVHLMYAENWVYAPSIVKADRLMAASDGVILEMRGGECHSGSHSPYSREWRYAGGGALFQLGVHPVGAMLYLKRQEGIRRFGGAIRPRAVVAEVGDLTETRGFREQPQRWVGEGWVDVESWGALIITFEDGSRGIVWASESVLGGMESSLQIFLSNAHIKCNMEHTGLVQAFAPSPGVFEREYLMEKLETKAGWSSPAPDEDWAQGHVHALQDFVECVATGRTPRADGRLGRDVVETVYAGYLSAAEGRRVELRR; from the coding sequence ATGGCCAAGAAACCCCAGGTGAACGTCGCGATGATCGGCGCAGGGTTCCTCGCCGAGACGCGCGCCCGATCGTACGCGTCCGTGACGGGGCACGACGTGCGCATCCTGGCCGTCGTGAGCCGATCCAAGGACCGGGCCGTGAGCTACGCGCGGAAGCACGGCGTTCCCGACGTGTGTGACGACTACGACGACGTGCTTGGGCGGCCCGACGTCGACGTCGTGGACCTGTGCGTGCCGAACCATCTGCACCGGCCGATGGCCGAGCGGGCCGCGGCGGCCGGCAAGCATGTGATCTGCGCGAAGCCGCTGACCGCGTTCAGCGGGGATCAGCTGGCGCCGGACGCCGACGCGCGGAGCGTGTCGCGCACCACGATGCTGCAGGCGGCCGTGGAAAGCGCGGACGCGATGGTCGCGGCGGCGGAGCGGGCCCGCGTGCACCTGATGTACGCTGAGAACTGGGTGTACGCCCCGTCGATTGTGAAGGCCGATCGGTTGATGGCCGCGTCGGACGGCGTGATCTTGGAAATGCGCGGCGGCGAGTGCCACAGCGGGTCGCACTCCCCATATTCGCGGGAGTGGCGATACGCCGGGGGCGGGGCGTTGTTCCAACTGGGCGTGCATCCGGTCGGGGCGATGCTGTACTTGAAGCGGCAGGAGGGCATCCGGCGCTTCGGCGGCGCGATTCGGCCGCGCGCCGTCGTGGCGGAGGTCGGCGATTTGACCGAGACGCGCGGATTTCGGGAACAACCGCAGCGTTGGGTCGGCGAGGGGTGGGTCGACGTCGAGAGTTGGGGGGCGCTGATCATCACCTTCGAGGACGGCAGCCGGGGCATCGTGTGGGCGTCGGAGTCGGTGCTGGGCGGGATGGAGAGCAGCCTGCAGATCTTCCTCTCGAACGCGCACATCAAGTGCAACATGGAACACACCGGCCTGGTGCAGGCGTTTGCGCCGAGCCCGGGGGTCTTTGAGCGCGAGTACCTCATGGAGAAGCTTGAGACGAAGGCCGGCTGGAGCTCCCCGGCACCGGATGAGGACTGGGCGCAGGGCCACGTCCACGCGCTTCAGGACTTTGTGGAGTGCGTCGCCACGGGGCGCACACCGCGGGCCGACGGCCGGCTGGGGCGGGACGTCGTGGAAACCGTCTACGCGGGATATCTATCGGCGGCGGAAGGACGCCGCGTCGAGCTGCGCCGGTAG